From a region of the Mycobacterium intracellulare ATCC 13950 genome:
- a CDS encoding lactate 2-monooxygenase yields MAFADYQNEIYFKGLGGIAPPLPMAFAELEARAERAMSPSVWSYVAGGAGDERTQRANREAFDRWGLIPRMFVGAADRDLSVQMFGLTLPSPVFMAPIGVIGICAQDGHGDLATARAAARTGVPMVVSTLTADPMEDVAAQFGDTPGFFQLYTPKDRDLAASLVRRAEAAGFQGIIVTLDTWIPGWRPRDLSTANFPQLRGLCLSNYTSDPIFRAGLQRPPEEDPQGTVLQWITTFGNPLTWDDLEWLRSLTDLPLIIKGICHPDDARRAKDGGVDGIYCSTHGGRQANGGLPALDCLPGVVEAADGLPVLFDSGVRSGADVVKALALGATAVGIGRPYAYGLALGGDDGIVHVLRSILAETDLIMAVDGYPTLKDLSPDTLRRVG; encoded by the coding sequence ATGGCATTCGCGGACTACCAGAACGAGATCTACTTCAAGGGCCTGGGCGGAATCGCGCCCCCGCTGCCGATGGCCTTCGCGGAGTTGGAGGCCCGCGCCGAGCGGGCGATGTCGCCGTCGGTGTGGTCGTACGTCGCCGGCGGCGCCGGTGACGAACGCACGCAGCGGGCCAACCGGGAGGCGTTCGATCGCTGGGGCCTGATCCCGCGCATGTTCGTCGGCGCCGCCGACCGCGACCTGTCGGTCCAGATGTTCGGCCTGACCTTGCCATCACCGGTGTTCATGGCGCCGATCGGCGTCATCGGCATCTGCGCCCAAGACGGCCACGGTGACCTGGCCACCGCGCGCGCGGCCGCGAGAACCGGTGTCCCGATGGTGGTTTCGACGCTGACCGCCGACCCGATGGAAGACGTCGCCGCCCAGTTCGGCGATACCCCCGGCTTCTTCCAGCTCTACACGCCGAAGGATCGTGACCTGGCCGCCAGCCTCGTGCGGCGGGCCGAAGCCGCCGGCTTCCAGGGCATCATCGTCACCCTCGACACCTGGATTCCCGGGTGGCGCCCGCGCGACCTGTCCACGGCCAACTTCCCCCAATTGCGGGGGCTCTGCCTGAGCAACTACACCAGCGATCCGATCTTCCGCGCCGGCCTGCAGCGCCCGCCCGAGGAGGACCCGCAAGGCACCGTGCTGCAGTGGATCACGACCTTCGGAAACCCGTTGACCTGGGACGACCTCGAATGGCTGCGGTCACTGACCGACCTGCCGCTGATCATCAAGGGCATCTGCCATCCCGACGACGCCCGGCGGGCCAAGGACGGCGGCGTCGACGGCATCTACTGCTCCACCCACGGTGGGCGCCAGGCCAACGGCGGCCTGCCCGCGCTGGACTGCCTGCCGGGCGTCGTCGAGGCCGCCGACGGGCTGCCCGTGCTGTTCGACTCGGGCGTGCGCAGCGGGGCCGACGTCGTCAAGGCGCTCGCGCTGGGCGCGACGGCCGTGGGTATCGGCCGGCCCTACGCCTACGGCCTGGCGCTCGGCGGCGACGACGGCATCGTGCACGTGCTGCGCTCGATCCTCGCCGAGACGGACCTCATCATGGCCGTCGACGGCTATCCCACGCTCAAAGATCTCAGCCCGGACACGCTGCGGCGCGTCGGCTAG
- the fdhD gene encoding formate dehydrogenase accessory sulfurtransferase FdhD, with protein sequence MGHVTSRRRVTHLTAEKAITRPETLVVEEPLEIRVDGAAVTVTMRTPGADIELAQGFLLTEGVIGGRDDIHSIRYCAGRDDDGANTYNVLDVTLAPGVPKPDLDVTRNFYTTSSCGVCGKASLDAVRLSSRFTPGADPATVAPATLKAMPDQLRSAQKVFESTGGLHAAALFGVDGTMLVVREDVGRHNAVDKVIGWALEHRRVPLAASVLLVSGRASFELTQKAVMAGIPVLAAVSAPSSLAVSLAEESGITLVAFLREDSMNIYTRADRIA encoded by the coding sequence GTGGGGCACGTAACGTCACGCCGGCGGGTCACGCATCTGACCGCCGAGAAGGCGATCACCCGGCCGGAGACCCTGGTCGTCGAGGAGCCCTTGGAGATCCGGGTCGACGGCGCGGCGGTCACCGTGACGATGCGCACGCCGGGCGCGGACATCGAACTCGCCCAAGGCTTTCTGCTCACCGAAGGGGTCATCGGCGGCCGCGACGACATCCACAGCATCCGTTACTGCGCCGGGCGTGACGACGACGGCGCCAACACCTACAACGTGCTGGACGTGACGCTGGCGCCCGGGGTGCCCAAACCCGACCTCGACGTCACCCGCAACTTCTACACCACCTCGTCGTGCGGGGTCTGCGGCAAGGCGTCCCTGGATGCGGTGCGGTTGAGCAGCCGGTTCACCCCGGGTGCCGATCCCGCGACCGTAGCCCCGGCCACGCTGAAGGCGATGCCGGACCAACTACGTTCCGCGCAAAAGGTTTTCGAGAGCACCGGCGGGTTGCACGCGGCCGCGCTGTTCGGCGTCGACGGCACGATGCTGGTGGTGCGCGAGGACGTAGGCAGGCACAACGCGGTCGACAAGGTGATCGGCTGGGCGCTGGAGCATCGGCGGGTGCCGCTGGCAGCCTCGGTGTTGCTGGTCAGCGGGCGGGCATCCTTCGAGTTGACGCAGAAGGCCGTAATGGCTGGGATTCCGGTGCTGGCGGCCGTCTCCGCGCCGTCATCGCTGGCGGTCTCGCTGGCCGAGGAGTCCGGCATCACGCTGGTGGCGTTCCTGCGCGAGGACTCGATGAACATCTACACCAGGGCCGACCGCATCGCGTGA
- a CDS encoding NAD-dependent epimerase/dehydratase family protein, which translates to MGVTVAVTGPTGEIGISAVTALEREPAVDAIIGMARRPFDPSSRGWLKTTYQRGDILDREAVDAVVAQADVVIHLAFIIMGSRDESARVNLQGTRNVFEATVAAERPRRLVYTSSVAAYGYHADNPVPLTEDVPVRGSAEHYYSAQKATCEAMLADITRDSPLEVFVLRPCVVAGPNATALADAMPWNQLPGPIRAVVKALKAVPLLKPVVPDPGVGLQLVHHDDVASAIALAATAPAPPGAYNIAGDGVVSVADVAKALGARSVRVPAVAASAASAAISRVPLMPAMLEWLHTARTSMVMDTTKAKTQLGWRPLYSSAQALAALASAV; encoded by the coding sequence ATGGGTGTGACCGTCGCGGTGACCGGGCCCACCGGGGAGATCGGCATCTCCGCGGTGACGGCGCTCGAGCGCGAACCGGCCGTCGACGCCATCATCGGGATGGCGCGCCGCCCGTTCGACCCGTCCTCACGCGGCTGGCTCAAGACTACCTATCAGCGGGGCGACATCTTGGACCGCGAGGCCGTCGACGCCGTGGTCGCGCAGGCCGACGTGGTGATCCACCTGGCCTTCATCATCATGGGCTCGCGCGACGAGAGCGCCCGCGTCAACCTGCAGGGCACCCGCAACGTCTTCGAGGCGACGGTGGCCGCCGAGCGGCCGCGGCGCCTGGTCTACACCTCGTCGGTGGCGGCCTACGGCTATCACGCCGACAATCCGGTCCCGCTGACCGAGGACGTGCCGGTGCGCGGGTCCGCCGAGCATTACTACTCCGCGCAGAAGGCCACGTGCGAGGCGATGCTCGCCGACATCACCCGGGATTCGCCGCTGGAGGTCTTCGTCCTGCGGCCGTGCGTGGTCGCCGGGCCCAACGCCACCGCCCTGGCCGACGCCATGCCGTGGAACCAGCTGCCCGGCCCGATCCGCGCCGTCGTCAAGGCGCTCAAGGCCGTTCCCCTGCTGAAACCGGTGGTGCCGGATCCGGGTGTCGGGCTGCAGCTGGTTCACCACGACGACGTCGCCTCCGCGATCGCGCTGGCGGCCACCGCACCGGCGCCGCCGGGCGCGTACAACATCGCCGGTGACGGCGTGGTGTCGGTGGCCGACGTGGCCAAGGCCCTGGGCGCGCGGTCGGTCCGGGTTCCCGCCGTCGCGGCCTCGGCGGCCTCGGCGGCGATTTCGCGCGTTCCGCTGATGCCGGCGATGCTGGAATGGCTGCACACCGCGCGCACGTCGATGGTCATGGACACCACCAAGGCCAAGACCCAACTGGGCTGGCGGCCGCTCTACTCCTCGGCGCAGGCCCTGGCGGCGCTGGCTTCCGCGGTCTGA
- a CDS encoding FdhF/YdeP family oxidoreductase, which yields MRSHRSAVSGPAAVDYDEHAVTVTPRKREAAGVRAVMVSLQRGFEQMGALRTAAVLARLNQRNGFDCPGCAWPEEHGGRKLAEFCENGAKAVAEEATKRTVTPEFFARHSVAELSAKPEYWLSQQGRLTHPMVLRPGDDHYRPIGWDAAYRLIADQLGALDSPDEAVFYTSGRTSNEAAFCYQLLVRSFGTNNLPDCSNMCHESSGSALTESIGIGKGSVTVEDVELADLIVIAGQNPGTNHPRMLSVLEKAKANGANIIAVNPLPEAGLIRFKDPQKVHGVVGHGIPIADEFVQIRLGGDMALFAGLGRLLLEADDRAPGTVIDTAFVDAHCAGFDEYRRRTLDIDLDDVFAATGIERRQLDRVADMLMASRRTVVCWAMGLTQHAHAVATIGEITNLLLLRGMIGKPGAGVCPVRGHSNVQGDRTMGIWEQMPEEFLAALDDRFGIATPRKHGYDTVAAIRAMRDGRAKVFVGMGGNFASATPDTVVTEAALRNCALTVQISTKLNRSHLVHGNTALILPTLGRTDRDVRGGRKQVVSVEDSMSMVHLSRGSLHPPSDQVRSEVEIVCRLARTLLGAAHPVPWESFAADYDTIRDAIAAVVPGCADYNRKVRAPDGFQLPHPPRDTREFHTSTGRANFAVNPLQWVPVPEGRLVLQTIRSHDQYNTTIYGLDDRYRGVKGGRRVVFINPADIDALGLTPGGRVDLVSEWTDAEGRLQERRAKDFLVVAYSTPVGNAASYYPETNPLVPLDHTAAKSNTPVSKAVVIRVEPAAGGETA from the coding sequence GTGAGGTCTCACCGCTCGGCCGTGTCCGGGCCTGCCGCTGTCGACTACGACGAACACGCGGTCACCGTCACGCCCCGCAAGCGCGAGGCGGCGGGCGTTCGGGCGGTGATGGTCTCGCTGCAACGCGGGTTCGAGCAGATGGGCGCGCTGCGCACCGCGGCGGTGCTGGCCCGGCTCAACCAACGCAACGGCTTCGACTGCCCCGGGTGCGCGTGGCCCGAGGAGCACGGCGGTCGCAAGCTGGCCGAGTTCTGCGAGAACGGCGCCAAGGCCGTCGCCGAGGAGGCCACGAAGCGCACCGTCACACCGGAGTTCTTCGCCCGGCACTCGGTCGCCGAGCTGTCCGCGAAGCCCGAGTATTGGCTGTCCCAGCAGGGCAGGCTCACCCACCCCATGGTGTTGCGTCCCGGTGACGACCACTACCGGCCGATCGGCTGGGACGCCGCCTACCGGCTGATCGCCGACCAGCTCGGCGCCCTGGACAGCCCCGATGAGGCGGTGTTCTACACGTCGGGCCGCACCAGCAACGAGGCCGCGTTCTGCTACCAGCTGCTGGTCCGGTCGTTCGGCACGAACAACCTGCCCGACTGCTCCAACATGTGCCACGAGTCCTCGGGCTCGGCGCTCACCGAGTCGATCGGCATCGGCAAGGGTTCGGTCACCGTCGAGGACGTCGAGCTGGCCGACCTGATCGTCATCGCCGGACAAAACCCGGGCACCAACCACCCGCGGATGCTGTCGGTGTTGGAAAAGGCAAAGGCCAACGGCGCCAACATCATTGCGGTGAACCCGCTGCCCGAGGCCGGGCTGATCCGGTTCAAGGACCCGCAGAAGGTGCATGGCGTCGTCGGGCACGGCATCCCGATCGCCGACGAATTCGTGCAGATCCGCCTGGGCGGTGACATGGCGCTGTTCGCCGGGCTGGGCAGGCTGCTGCTGGAGGCCGACGACCGCGCCCCGGGGACCGTCATCGACACCGCGTTCGTCGACGCGCATTGCGCCGGGTTCGACGAATACCGGCGCCGAACCCTCGACATCGACCTCGACGACGTGTTCGCCGCCACCGGCATCGAACGCCGACAGCTCGACCGCGTCGCCGACATGCTGATGGCGTCGCGGCGGACGGTGGTGTGCTGGGCGATGGGCCTGACGCAGCACGCGCACGCGGTGGCCACCATCGGCGAGATCACCAACCTGCTGCTGCTGCGGGGCATGATCGGCAAGCCGGGCGCCGGGGTGTGCCCGGTGCGCGGACATTCGAACGTGCAGGGCGACCGCACGATGGGCATCTGGGAGCAGATGCCCGAGGAGTTTCTGGCCGCCCTGGATGATCGGTTCGGCATCGCCACTCCCCGCAAGCACGGGTATGACACCGTGGCCGCGATCCGGGCGATGCGCGACGGGCGGGCGAAGGTGTTCGTGGGTATGGGCGGCAACTTCGCCTCGGCCACCCCCGACACCGTCGTCACCGAGGCCGCCCTGCGCAATTGCGCGCTGACCGTGCAGATCTCGACCAAACTCAACCGCAGCCATCTCGTGCACGGGAATACGGCGCTGATCCTGCCCACCCTCGGCCGCACCGACCGCGACGTTCGAGGTGGGCGCAAACAGGTTGTCTCGGTTGAGGATTCGATGTCGATGGTGCACCTGTCCCGCGGCAGCCTGCACCCGCCCAGCGACCAGGTGCGCAGCGAGGTGGAAATCGTGTGCCGGCTGGCCCGCACGCTTCTCGGTGCGGCGCACCCGGTTCCGTGGGAGAGCTTCGCCGCCGACTACGACACCATCCGCGACGCGATCGCCGCGGTGGTCCCCGGCTGCGCCGATTACAACCGCAAGGTGCGTGCGCCCGACGGATTCCAGCTGCCGCACCCGCCGCGTGACACGCGCGAATTCCACACCAGCACGGGGCGGGCCAACTTCGCCGTCAACCCGCTGCAATGGGTGCCGGTGCCCGAGGGCCGGCTGGTGCTGCAGACCATACGCAGCCACGACCAGTACAACACCACGATCTACGGCCTCGACGACCGTTATCGCGGGGTGAAGGGCGGGCGCCGCGTGGTGTTCATCAACCCCGCCGACATCGACGCGCTGGGCCTGACCCCGGGAGGGCGCGTCGATCTGGTGTCGGAGTGGACGGACGCCGAGGGCCGGCTTCAGGAACGGCGCGCGAAAGACTTTCTGGTGGTTGCGTATTCGACTCCCGTCGGCAACGCCGCGTCCTACTATCCCGAGACCAACCCGCTGGTTCCGCTCGATCACACTGCGGCGAAGTCGAACACCCCGGTGTCGAAGGCCGTCGTCATCCGGGTGGAGCCCGCCGCCGGCGGTGAAACCGCGTAG
- a CDS encoding siderophore-interacting protein: protein MAGRPLQCFEVVGTEQLTPHMVRVVLRGKNFDAFVPSKFTDSYVKLAFVADDVDVAGLPEPLTLDSFAGLPPEKRPTVRTLTVRHVDVEARQIALDIVVHGEHGTAGQWAATAQPGQPIYLMGPGGAYTPDPAADWHLLAGDESALPAIAAALEALPPSAVGKAFIEVAGPEDEIPLTAPDGVEVHWVYRGGRADLVPEDRAGDHAPLIEAVTSAPWLPGQVHVFIHGEAQTVMHNLRPYIRKERGVDAKWASSISGYWRRGRTEETFRQWKKELAQSESEAETANSSA from the coding sequence GTGGCAGGTCGACCGCTGCAATGCTTCGAAGTTGTCGGTACCGAGCAACTCACCCCGCACATGGTGCGGGTGGTGCTGCGGGGCAAGAATTTTGACGCCTTCGTGCCCAGCAAGTTCACCGACTCCTACGTCAAGCTGGCGTTCGTCGCCGACGACGTGGACGTCGCCGGTCTTCCCGAGCCGCTCACCCTGGACAGCTTCGCCGGTCTGCCCCCGGAGAAGAGGCCCACGGTGCGCACCCTCACCGTCCGGCACGTCGACGTCGAGGCCCGCCAGATCGCGCTGGACATCGTCGTGCACGGTGAGCACGGGACGGCCGGCCAGTGGGCGGCCACCGCCCAGCCCGGCCAGCCGATCTACCTGATGGGCCCCGGCGGCGCCTACACGCCGGACCCCGCCGCCGACTGGCACCTGCTGGCCGGCGACGAATCGGCGCTGCCGGCCATCGCCGCGGCCCTGGAGGCGTTGCCGCCCAGCGCGGTCGGGAAGGCGTTCATCGAGGTGGCGGGGCCGGAGGACGAGATCCCGCTGACCGCACCGGATGGCGTCGAGGTGCACTGGGTGTATCGCGGCGGACGCGCCGACCTGGTGCCCGAGGACCGCGCCGGCGATCACGCCCCGCTGATCGAGGCCGTCACCAGCGCCCCGTGGCTGCCGGGGCAGGTGCACGTGTTCATCCACGGCGAGGCGCAGACGGTCATGCACAACCTGCGGCCCTACATCCGCAAGGAGCGGGGCGTGGACGCGAAATGGGCGTCGTCCATCTCGGGTTACTGGCGCCGCGGCCGCACCGAAGAGACCTTCCGCCAGTGGAAGAAAGAACTCGCCCAGTCAGAATCCGAGGCGGAGACGGCGAACTCGTCCGCCTGA
- a CDS encoding tyrosine recombinase XerC translates to MQAILEEFDEYLDLQCLRSAHTRRAYLGDLRSLLAFAAERGAGLDGLSLPLLRSWLSAAAAAGVARTTLARRTSAVKAFTAWAVRRGLLDTDPAARLQVPKAHRTLPAVLRQDQALDALAAAKSGAQQGEPMALRDRLIVEMLYATGIRVSELCGLDIDDVDTRHRLVRVLGKGNKQRSVPFGAPAAEALDAWLADGRPALVNADSGPALLLGARGRRIDVRQARTVVHQTVAAVDGAPDMGPHGLRHSAATHLLEGGADLRVVQELLGHSSLATTQLYTHVAVSRLRAVHDQAHPRA, encoded by the coding sequence GTGCAGGCGATCCTCGAGGAGTTCGACGAATACCTGGATTTGCAGTGCCTGCGTTCGGCGCACACCCGCCGCGCCTACCTGGGCGACCTGCGCTCGCTGCTCGCGTTCGCCGCGGAGCGCGGCGCCGGCCTGGACGGGTTGAGCCTGCCGCTGCTGCGCTCGTGGTTGTCCGCCGCGGCCGCGGCCGGCGTCGCCCGCACGACACTGGCCCGGCGCACCTCGGCGGTCAAGGCGTTCACCGCCTGGGCCGTCCGGCGTGGCCTGCTGGACACGGATCCGGCCGCGCGGCTTCAGGTTCCCAAGGCGCACCGCACCCTGCCCGCGGTGCTGCGCCAGGACCAGGCCCTCGACGCCCTGGCCGCCGCCAAATCCGGTGCGCAGCAAGGTGAGCCGATGGCCCTGCGGGACCGGCTCATCGTCGAGATGCTGTATGCCACCGGGATCCGCGTCAGCGAGCTGTGCGGCCTGGACATCGACGACGTGGACACCCGGCATCGGCTGGTCCGCGTCCTGGGCAAGGGCAACAAGCAGCGCAGCGTGCCGTTCGGGGCGCCGGCCGCCGAGGCGCTCGACGCGTGGCTGGCCGACGGGCGTCCCGCCCTGGTGAACGCCGACTCAGGCCCGGCGCTGCTGCTGGGCGCGCGGGGACGCCGGATCGACGTCCGCCAGGCCCGCACGGTGGTGCACCAGACCGTCGCCGCGGTGGACGGCGCGCCGGACATGGGTCCGCACGGCCTGCGGCACAGTGCGGCCACACACCTCCTCGAAGGGGGCGCCGACCTGCGCGTCGTCCAGGAGCTGCTCGGCCATTCCAGCCTGGCGACCACGCAGCTCTACACCCACGTCGCGGTGTCCCGGCTGCGCGCCGTGCACGACCAAGCCCACCCCCGCGCCTGA
- a CDS encoding YraN family protein yields MTTETTMTRIQLGAMGEALAVDHLTRAGLRILHRNWRCRYGELDIIACDRAGTAVFVEVKTRTGDGYGGLAHAVTPRKVRRLRRLAGLWLAGQDRRWAAIRIDVIGVRVGRRRTPEITHLQGVG; encoded by the coding sequence ATGACAACCGAAACGACGATGACCCGGATCCAACTGGGGGCCATGGGCGAGGCGCTCGCCGTGGACCACCTGACGCGGGCGGGATTGCGGATCCTGCACCGCAACTGGCGCTGCCGCTACGGCGAACTCGACATCATCGCCTGCGACCGCGCCGGCACGGCGGTGTTCGTCGAGGTCAAGACCCGCACCGGCGACGGCTACGGGGGACTGGCGCACGCGGTGACCCCGCGCAAGGTCCGGCGGCTGCGCAGGCTGGCCGGGCTGTGGCTGGCCGGCCAGGACCGGCGGTGGGCGGCGATCCGCATCGACGTGATCGGCGTGCGGGTCGGACGCCGGCGCACCCCGGAGATCACCCACCTGCAAGGCGTCGGCTGA
- a CDS encoding YifB family Mg chelatase-like AAA ATPase, whose translation MALGRAFSVAVRGVDGEIVEIEADITSGLPGVHLVGLPDAALQESRDRVRAAVTNCGNDWPMARLTLALSPATLPKMGSVYDIALAAAVLSAQRKNPWDRLEKTVLLGELSLDGRVRPVRGVLPAVLAAKRDGWPAVVVPADNLAEASLVDGIDVWGVRTLGQLKKWLGGTGALHNRVNPDRTPEEPVVDLVDVVGQTQARFAVEVAAAGAHHLMLTGPPGVGKTMLAQRLPGLLPPLSESESLEVTAIHSVAGLLSGDTPLITRAPFVAPHHSSSVAALVGGGSGMARPGAVSRAHRGVLFLDECAEIRVSALEALRTPLEDGEIRLARRDGVACYPARFQLVLAANLCPCAPADPRDCMCPAATKRRYLGKLSGPLLDRVDLRVQMDPVRATAFSGRDGESTAQVRQRVAAARAAAAQRWQPHGFRTNAEVSGTLLRRKFRPSKAAMEPLQRALDRGLISIRGLDRTLRVAWSLADLAGRTSPGLDEVAAALSFRQPGTQR comes from the coding sequence ATGGCGCTGGGGCGCGCGTTCTCCGTCGCGGTGCGCGGCGTGGACGGCGAGATCGTGGAGATCGAAGCCGACATCACGTCCGGACTGCCGGGCGTGCACCTGGTGGGTCTGCCCGACGCCGCGCTGCAGGAGTCGCGCGACCGGGTCCGGGCCGCGGTCACCAATTGCGGCAACGACTGGCCCATGGCGCGGCTCACGCTGGCGTTGTCGCCGGCGACGCTGCCGAAAATGGGCAGCGTGTACGACATCGCCCTGGCCGCGGCGGTGCTCTCGGCGCAGCGAAAAAACCCGTGGGACCGGCTGGAGAAGACCGTGCTGCTGGGCGAGCTTTCGCTGGACGGGCGGGTCCGGCCGGTGCGCGGGGTGCTGCCCGCCGTGCTCGCCGCCAAGCGCGACGGATGGCCGGCCGTGGTGGTCCCGGCGGACAACCTCGCCGAGGCCAGCCTGGTGGACGGCATCGACGTGTGGGGCGTGCGGACCCTGGGGCAGCTGAAGAAATGGCTCGGCGGCACCGGCGCCCTGCACAACCGGGTCAATCCGGACCGCACGCCGGAGGAGCCGGTGGTGGACCTGGTCGACGTGGTCGGCCAGACGCAGGCGCGCTTCGCGGTGGAGGTGGCCGCCGCCGGCGCGCACCACCTCATGCTCACCGGGCCGCCCGGTGTGGGCAAAACGATGCTGGCGCAACGCCTTCCGGGCCTGCTACCGCCGCTGTCGGAGAGCGAGTCGCTGGAGGTCACCGCGATCCACTCGGTGGCCGGGCTGCTGTCGGGGGACACACCGTTGATCACCCGGGCGCCGTTCGTGGCGCCCCACCACAGTTCCAGCGTGGCGGCCCTGGTCGGCGGGGGCTCCGGGATGGCGCGACCGGGCGCCGTCAGCCGGGCCCACCGCGGGGTGCTGTTCCTCGACGAGTGCGCCGAGATCCGGGTCAGCGCTTTAGAGGCCTTGCGAACACCGTTGGAGGACGGCGAGATTCGCCTCGCCCGCCGCGACGGGGTGGCGTGCTATCCGGCCCGGTTCCAGCTGGTGCTGGCCGCCAACCTGTGCCCGTGCGCGCCGGCCGATCCGCGGGACTGCATGTGCCCGGCGGCGACCAAACGCCGCTACCTGGGCAAGTTGTCCGGGCCGTTGCTGGACCGCGTGGACCTGCGGGTGCAGATGGATCCGGTGCGGGCGACGGCGTTCTCGGGTCGCGACGGCGAATCCACGGCACAGGTGCGTCAGCGGGTGGCGGCCGCCCGTGCGGCCGCCGCGCAGCGCTGGCAGCCGCACGGCTTTCGCACCAATGCCGAAGTCAGCGGGACCCTGCTGCGCCGAAAGTTCCGCCCCAGCAAAGCGGCGATGGAGCCGCTGCAAAGGGCGCTGGATCGCGGCCTGATCAGCATCCGGGGCCTCGACCGCACGCTGCGGGTCGCGTGGAGCCTGGCCGACCTGGCGGGCCGCACGTCGCCCGGGCTCGACGAGGTCGCCGCCGCACTGAGCTTTCGCCAGCCGGGGACGCAGCGGTGA
- the dprA gene encoding DNA-processing protein DprA: MRAWAYLSRVAEPPCAGLAALARRVGPVEAAERVRRGAVDDVLARHTEARRDIDTSAADLEAIARRGGRLITPDDDEWPVLAFAAFGGAEARRRGGPPMVLWAQGPARLDEVAQRAAAVVGTRASTAYGEQMAAELAADLAQRDVAVVSGGAYGIDGAAHRAVLDCDGITVAVLAGGLDVPYPAGHTALLHRIGQQGLLFTEYAPGVRPARHRFLTRNRLVAAVSGAAVVVEAGLRSGAANTAAWARALGRVVAAVPGPVTSSASAGCHALLRDGAELVTRAEHIVELIGHIGELAPDEPRPVTPLDGLSEAERRVYEALPGRGAATVDEIAVASGLVPEQALGPLAMLELAGLVQRQDGLWRIVRATAGHAASTPRLV, from the coding sequence CTGCGGGCGTGGGCGTATCTGTCCCGGGTGGCCGAACCGCCCTGCGCCGGGCTCGCCGCCCTGGCGCGGCGTGTCGGCCCGGTCGAGGCGGCCGAGCGGGTCCGGCGGGGCGCGGTCGACGACGTCCTGGCCCGGCACACCGAGGCCAGGCGCGACATCGACACGTCGGCGGCCGATCTCGAGGCGATCGCCCGGCGGGGCGGCCGGTTGATCACGCCCGACGACGACGAGTGGCCGGTGCTGGCGTTCGCCGCGTTCGGCGGCGCCGAAGCACGGCGGCGCGGCGGCCCGCCGATGGTGTTGTGGGCGCAGGGGCCCGCCCGACTCGACGAGGTCGCGCAGCGGGCCGCCGCCGTGGTGGGGACGCGCGCCTCGACGGCCTATGGCGAGCAGATGGCCGCCGAACTCGCCGCCGACCTGGCGCAACGCGACGTGGCCGTCGTCTCGGGCGGTGCCTACGGCATCGACGGCGCGGCCCACCGGGCCGTGCTGGATTGCGACGGCATCACCGTGGCGGTCCTCGCGGGCGGGCTCGACGTCCCCTACCCGGCCGGTCACACCGCGCTGCTGCACCGCATCGGCCAGCAGGGGCTGTTGTTCACCGAATACGCCCCCGGCGTCCGCCCGGCCCGTCACCGGTTCCTGACCCGCAATCGCCTGGTGGCCGCCGTCTCCGGCGCGGCGGTGGTGGTGGAAGCGGGCCTGCGCAGCGGGGCGGCGAACACCGCGGCCTGGGCGCGGGCGCTGGGGCGGGTGGTGGCCGCGGTGCCCGGACCCGTTACCTCGTCGGCGTCGGCGGGTTGCCACGCGCTGCTGCGCGACGGCGCCGAGCTGGTCACCCGCGCCGAGCACATCGTCGAGTTGATCGGCCACATCGGCGAACTGGCGCCCGACGAGCCGCGGCCGGTCACGCCGTTGGACGGCCTGAGCGAGGCCGAGCGCCGGGTATACGAGGCGTTGCCCGGCCGCGGCGCCGCCACGGTCGACGAGATCGCGGTCGCGTCGGGGCTGGTGCCCGAGCAGGCGCTGGGGCCGCTGGCGATGCTCGAGTTGGCCGGGTTGGTACAGCGCCAGGACGGGCTGTGGCGAATCGTCCGGGCGACCGCGGGCCACGCTGCCTCAACGCCGCGGCTCGTATAG